The nucleotide window TGTAatgaagttattttttgtttaaagtgACTATTGTAAGTATGAGACTACTCTGCCTCATGGGGCAGACTATTGTTTATTGTTCATTAGACTAAGGTAACAAGTAAGTTGTCCTCTAATTTCTGTGAAGTTGTCCTCTAATGTTTGTTCAATATATTTTCTGGATTTTGATCCTCACCCCAGCTTCTGTTTGTTTGTTCTCCTGTTTATTGCCTGTGTATTGTAATGTTGACAGTTATGCTGGAATTTAAACTATGTCCTtctgttattttacttattcaaatgaacaaaaattcTAGCAGCTTAGATTACAGAagttggggtttttttttctccttctaaTGCTATGGTAGGCTAGGTATAACTACAACAGGCAGTGACACCATTGGTTTCAGTGACCCTTAAGTTTTCATAAATATGTATCTTTTGATATGGGCCTCCTTTCCACTGTGCTTATTGTTGAATGTTAGAATGTCGTCATCAACTCTATCTTCTTCATCCTCTGGTATACGTACTTGTCAACCATTGTGCTTCTGCGATCTTCAAGCTACATTCAGAGATACTCAAATACTCCCAGAAATCCAAGACGACCATTCTTTGGTTGTCCAAATTATAACACGAAGGTAACTACATCACTTGTAATGTAACATGTTTACTAAATTGTTTGcaaattaaaaacatctaacatttttttatatatgtttgcaaATATCAGGGATTACCATATTGCAAGTTTTTCAAGTGGGTAGATGGTGATCAATACATGCAGCTGGAATTACAAGATAGAAAAAATGAACTATTAAGGAAGGAGAAAGAGGTCGATGAGAGACTTCGCGATATTGAGAAGAGGGAGATTGAGCTCCGTAAGAGggaggatgagattgagaagagagagatggtgcAAGATGGTCGAGATGAGGAGTTTAAAAAGAAGGAGTTCATGCTCATTGAGAAAGAAGCTGGAATAACACGTTCATGGAAGCTTCTTCGACTGTCTTGGgtttttttagttgttgtttGTTGTTGGTTAGTGAGTTGGTAGTGGTTTTTGTTGTTTCTTAGTTTGAATGTGTAATTTAAGTGTTAgaagtcattttcttttttatgatgaaaagtTTGTGAATGTGCTCTTTATATGAGTGCACCTGCTATTAGGTAAAACGTTAGGTAATTTATGTTGATATTATTATGTTGATATTGTTaggtaatatttattttataaaacgtTATCATATAAAACGTTTTATTAGGAGTGCACCTGGGGTTCActgaataatttgatttaggTTCCACCTCATGTATTATGCGCGAACACTTTCTTTTCTGTCAATGGCAGCACGTGTTATATGGTATTATATTAGGATCCCTTTTTATCCTCCAATTTTGATAATCTAattcaacttataaaaaaaaatctgataatccttttctcttcttttattgaCTATTTAAAATAGTCACTAGTCACTTCTCTGTTTCAGAGTTCAATgcatttgatatttaaatttgtcATAATTCATTCCATACCAAACATAGTCTATGGACATAATATTCCAAAATTATGTGATAAACATTGACAATAGCTCCTGATATTATGTAATGTTGGACTAGGACCCAAAACATTGACAATAGCTCCTGGTTCCAAAATTCAAGTGTTCAATCTGTATACAAACAATCTAGCAGCCCCTGTCATGTTTTCAAAGATCCATATTAACAacgtttttttaatgaataagaaaataagaTCCATATCAACAACTTCATTACTTAGCACAAGGACATTGGTGTTTAATCACCAACAAGCATCAAGATGCATTTAATCACCAAGAAGCATCAAGATACCAAACAACCAGTACAGCTGCATGAGAAGGTTTGCATTCAAGTAACATCACCAAAATCAGCATTTGATTACAACATCACCAACAGGACACTATGATGTTCTTACATTTACACCAAATCCCAACACATACTGTAATAACATTAACTAATTCAACATTTACACAAAAATGCCCATTTAATTAATCCAGTTGCTCAGGTTGTGATCCATCGAACCCATGTTGTACCGGTTGATCTCCATCCAACCCAAACTGTATCTGTAAAGATTTGTACGCAAAATGTGAAAAGTGAAACTAACTAAAAATGGTAAAAGTGCAAAACTGAAATTATTaagtgaaaatatttgaaattattacactttcttgacttgCAATCACTGTTTCCTGGAGCTGGGTTCCACTGTCTCGAACAGGCTgttgattaataataaaatggtatattattaattttttttttgcatttactTCTTCCATAGGCAAactaaaatataacaaaatataacttCTAATTAATATACCTGCATTTGTCTAGGACTGGTGATATCTACATCTGATGGGCgaaataaatttctacacaCATCCGGGAGTGGTGTATCTCCTTCATCTCGCTAATGGACATAACCATGTAATTACGTTATAAATCTAATGTACATAACcatgtatatatgtaatacTATTAATATTAAGACATGCACCTGTTTACGTTTCCCTTTGACTGGTGCTTTTTTTTGCTTGGCTTTAACCTTCCGCATGtctttctccatcctggatgctctcctTAGAGATGGAGGTCTTCCTTTCCCTCGCACAACATTTGGACTTAGTACGGGTTTTGAACTACCACCAGCATTTGTGTCCAATGTTGTAAAACCAGCATTTGAACCTGCCAAGGGCGTAGAATTGTTGAATATGACATACTATGAAGaactacttaaaataaataaactgtaAAAATTCGCATACGAACCTGTTTGGGTCATAGATGGGGGGTGTTGATTCTCACGGTAGAGGTCAATCATTGAATATAACTTCTTTTTTGCATCTTCAAACTGCTCACTGGATCCCGCTGCATAAGTTATCATctgataacatatatttaacAAACTTGAATATCTATTACCATCTGGCCTCTGATCCCTAGCATCATAGCTACTGTGGATTAACGTGTATCTCCTCTTGATGTCCTTTctccatcgatctaaaatgtaCCGGTCTGGTAATAACTTTATACCGTTAGCTTTGAAGATGGCTAAAATATGCCTACACAATATCCCCCTCATCTCGAATAACCCACATGAACACTTTCCATCGCAGTCTTCCACATTGAAGTTAACTGTATAGGACACAAGCTTAGTGAACTCTTCAACACGAACTTCATCTTCCACCAGATATGTTTTCATTACACCATCCTTACTGAGTAGACAAGGATCCATATCGAGCACACCCATTACTTGCTGCTGGACTTCCCTAAATTTAGAATtcgtgtacaactcttgaaatctcttctcaattggagatctagatataCAGGGAATGGTGACACTAAATGTGTGGAAGTCTGCATtgttttcattctcaattttcttcctcAGCGCACTGTCAAACTGGTCGACaaactccttcaagtttgtTCTCGCATGAACATAATCAtcaaaaaaagcattcatactTTCACTGCGCtgggttgtactcattccagcccagaaGTGCTCTTTCAAGAATACTGGTACCCAATGGTGACGCTCATCATATAAACTTTTCAACCAGACATTCTCATGTAAATCATATGTGTTAAGTAACCcatcccaacatttctcaaactcctcaattgTTTGAGTGTCGTACACAGATTTCATTAGGTGACTTTTTAGTCCACTTTTGTAGGCAGCATATGACCCAAGCTTCTCGGGAACTTTTTTCAGTATATGCCATAAACAGAATCTATGCCGACTTTCTGGAAAGACAATAGCAATTGCGTTTTTCATTGCTCTATCTTGATCAGTAATAATAGCTTTTGGAGgtataccatccatacactgcaaccagGTCTGGAATAACCATGTAAAGGTCTCTGTATCCTCACTTGAAATCAACCCCGCTCCCAAAAGAATGGATTGTCCGTGGTGGTtgacaccaacaaatggtgcaaatggCATCCCATATCTATTCGTGAGatatgtggtgtcgaatgtgacGACATCACCGAAATACTGGTAGGCCGCCCTACTGCGTGGATCTGCCCAAAATACATTCTTTAGCCTCCCATCATCACTTAAGTCCATCGATGCAAAAAAACCATTattcttgtactgcatcctcaaaaaataatctcgaagtgctccagcaccacctgcaCCAAGTCGTAGATGACGTGCCTTGTCTATATAATTGCGACAATCCTTTTCCAAAAACGGGAGGTTCTCGAAGCCACCTGCACCAACGACAAGAGATccgaaactcttattcatcCGGATCCCAGCCAAGTCGTTTGTATCTAGGACTCTTTTTACAATCTCACTCACTTCTCTGTTACAACGAAAGAAGCGAGCTTTCTTTGGACTGAGGCCGTGATTATGTGTATTATGGACTGTTGTCAACCGCATCTTTCCATCAACCTTTAAGGCATTAATCCTTGCCTTACAATCCGTCTTTCCCGTCGGGCGTGGTGCTGCGACGTTCAAACTCTTAACCCGGGCCTTCCCTCCACGGGCACAACCAAGAGTGACATATCTGATACTTTGATCATCTCCCCTCTCACTCCTTtgtgtcatcaccccaaacccgcTTTTCTTAGCATAATCCTTATAATAGATATGTAAATCTTCAAAAGAATTGAATTCCATCCCCGACCTTGGCTCCTCAATTATATCATCACCATCCGTTTGCACTAACTGTGGTGAACCAGTAGTGCAACCGTCGGTTTCCCGTGATTCGGGTCTATCCTCTTGACTTTCTTCATCAACCATTGAGTTTGTACATGGCACTTCAGTTTCCCTACAATCGGGTCTATTCTCTGAACAACCCCTTGCGCTCGTTGTGGAGCTTGTAGCGATGTGAGGAGTCGGAGGCCCAAACCCATATTGAAATGGGTAACCaacattctgaaaaaaaaaaaaataataataatacaagagCAATTAAACTCTAAAAAACCCCAACTTACATAACAAACAAACAGACGTTGAAAACCACCTGAATGTTACTGGGATATTGGCTGCCATCTGGATATGGCAGAAAAGCTGGTGACCATGTAGGCACTGGTCCATAGTAACTGTGCATGTGATTTGGATTTGGAAAGTTTGCTAAACCCGTTTGAGGGATGtcctaacataaaaataataatgataattcgGATAAAAAACATTGAGTAGACCATTTCCaataagtttttgaaatataaaataacatactgagGTAGGGGTGTTTGCGTGAGATGGTGTTAGCGGGTTTGAGtgttcttcccctttttcaatgctctgtacaaattgttcaatatcCAATGTCAATCTTTGGGAAGAATACTACAACTTCTGACATGCTAGGGTCCAAACAAATGTTTCTTCTATATAGAAATCAAATACCAAGTTTCATGCCCCAATTCCACAATATTGTAAATTTCTATTTAGAGGCACCCTTCCTTTAAAGGGTTTGTTCCTATTAATCTTTCTGATTGACTGAACCAAGTGCTTCGATGGGCTCCGAGTGCTGTGGAAATTATTCTCAACAGACACTGCCCCAAATGGTATGGCTATGGTCGCAGGCTTAAATGGCTAGAGAGATTCGCATATGTGAACACCACCAGCTTGCAGGTCTTGTATTtggcttaaaaatattttatggtgaatatttaaatttgcAGTAGGAGTTCACATTTCCACaattaacatgacatgcattattttattttacctctTAAAACAAAGTAACATGGCATGCATTCATTATTTAGGGATAGCGACATTTACAGAGCAGTGATTTATTGGGAAAGGAATGCATGCTTTTCACAACCTTCACACAAATGCTCATCATATAAACTTTGTGAACACACAAATATcatgcgtttttttttttactcgaATTTCATTCACATGAATATACATTTCTACGGCATAAACACATCTTCATTCATCTTCCTGGGTTTCCAAACACACACAAACAGAAGCTGCTTTAAGCTGCTTTACCCAACTTTCACACAAATGCTCATCATATAAACTTTGTCCACACATGAATAttatgcgtttttttttttactcagaACATGAATTTCATTCACATGAATATACATTTCTACGGCATAAACACATCTTCATTCATCTTCCTGGGTTTCCAATCACATACAAACAGAAGCTGCTTTACCCAACTTTCACACAAATGATCATCATATAAACTTTGTCCACACACACGAATAttatgcgtttttttttttttttactcagaacatgaatttcattcacatcaatataCATTTCTACGGCATAAACACATCTTCATTGCTCTATCTGGGTTTCCAAACACACACAAACAGAAGCTGCTTTACCATTGCGCACCGAGCCCAGTTGATATCCACCGTGCTGGACCAGTTACTCACGGCTCGACTTGAAGACCACGAAATCCCAGAGTAATCGAGAGAGTCGATTTGAAGCCGAAGACCCCAGAGCTTTCGAGAGAGGGAGATTGAAGCCGAAGACTGTTAGACCTCCCTAACACTAGCAAACAAACAACACAAAAATGTAAGACCTGACCCAAGAAGATGAAGAACGTGCGACAAAGACACCCACGCCGACAAACCCAGGAAGATGAAGAACTTGCGACACAGACACCCACCCACGCCTCAGATCACCCACGCCGAAAATCACCCACGCCAAATCACCTACGCCGAAGACAACGCAAGCTAATCTGAAGGAGAAATACCAGCCGAAGATCTTTGTTTCGACGTCGACCACCGAAGCGGGAATCCAAAACAAACGAAAGAGAAATGAAACCAGAGTgttctgttttctttctttatttcttttttttttttttaatttaatcggCTGACGTGGCGTAATTATTCTCAGCCGTTTGCACGCCGCTTGCGTTCGGCGACTGTGCCTAGAAGaagtgtaaaaacaaacaaggccttactATCATTATGAATGCCAAGTTATGAGTattcaaaagtttgaaacatgcagtcatttttcttcttttctctagtAATTTCATGGATCCTTTTACCTTTTAATTTCAATGAAACTTAAATGAACCACAATTGAGGTGGTCTCTTAGTACTCTGAAAAATACTGGACTCAGCTCATTAGCAATGTTGGCAGCCTCTGCTCTTTCTTGGGATTAGATAGCAGCAAGCTTCTTCCGCGAAGCCACCAAGTCTTCCCCCGCATCACCATCACATATATATGCAGATGCTTGCCTACCAGGTAAAGTTGCCCCCTCCATGCTGTCTATGTAATCCCGTAGCAGCTGGTACAaccattaattattaaacttCTATACAAGTTTCTTTAATCATCACTTTTGTGACAATCAGCTGCCTCATGTCGTATGGATTTCATGTCTAGGCAAGGGCTCATCGGTGCAGCCACTGGCACCTCCTTATGGCTTATGGGGTTGTTCAGAATATATTATGAACACCTTAGGTAAACATAGAAATAACATCTTACATGCGAGACATTGTCAGAACCAGTCATCAGCCAGGTCAccttgggaaaaagaaaaagaattctaGTTTAGCTCAAAAGAGCTGGCTTTTACTCGATTATTTGGGTGAATCACAAAATAATCCcaggaaaatatttaaaaattcacaTTTAACTAAGGCTTATATAGATACATATTAATTTACCTTGGATTCTTCCATCCCTATACGCTAATTCTAATTAGAAATAAAAGTTGGGCAGATTTTAATGTAATCAGAAAAATACAAGGATATGGTTTGATGATTGGAAATTATAGATGGAGCATGGAGAGGAAaaggatttgattaataaaacaaaaagaatgaaaaagcaGAGAAGAAAAGGGGCTAGCTTCATCTAAACACGAAAGAATCAGCCACCAAAAGAAGATATAGAGACATAAACTGCTGTCCTAGTAACATTTTCCGTGACCATGTTATTCTCTAATGCATCATTACAAATCCTAGATGATAACCCTTTCTGAAGGAGATGCTATCACAAATGTTCTCCAGTTTCATGCAAGTAACAACCAACATCGTGCGAGAGATTCCGGGGCTGTAAAGTTACCGGTCTTGCATATGAGCCAGCAAGGAAGAAATttttgggaataaagccaaaacCTGATACCAAAACAACCATGAGGAAATAACAAGGCAATCATTTGTTATTGCAGTTACACTCATAagacgataaaaaaaaaaaaaaaaaaagccctctGCTTTGACAGGGCTTAGGACCAGGAATATGTGGTCAGAAGCTGTGTGGTCAAGTACAGTACATAAGGACCAATTGCATGTTCTGAAACTAATCATTTTTTCATGATATCCACAGAACAAAAAACAGAAGAACAAAAGAACACTGCTAATGTTTTCTAAACCATGCCACATGCTATATAATGTGAGTTTTGTCTTGTAAAATCAAGCAATAGTTGTGTCAAGAGTAAAGAAGTCATAAGATTTGATTTGGTTGAGAGCACTACTGTTTTTATACAAGGCCAAGCTCACAATATGTATGTGCATATAGGATAACGACAAGCATTCATAAAAACAAGTGCGAAGTAAAACATGCACTCAATTTTACAAGCTTGTTCTCTTTAGGGAACCTGTTATATTATCTACCCCATGCCAAAGTCGTAATCATCTGCTTCTTTTCTGACCAACTTtttaataaaccaaaaaaaaaaaaaaaaaattccgaaACAAGAAAAGTGGACTggagaaaagtgaaaaatcaccatttgtcccaaaagcttaagcaaATGGGAAGgggtagattttattttatatcttaacactccccctcatgTATGGGCCATACTCCCCCTCAATGAGTGGGCcaacaagtaaaatatttaattaaatgagatagagtaTAGAGTCAGACTTTgaactcaggacctctgcttttgataccatgtgaaatcagaGGTTATTGGTCGGACAAGTTtatattgggtgatgcctaaggaagTTGTGGATCTCCTTGCATGTTGGCGTGGTTTTGAGAGATGTGTTGCTGCcagatggagaatgattcctctgtttttaatgtggtgtttaaagctggaaaggaatgagagatgttttgaagataaagagcgttcttttgaagatcttcgttattttttcttttctactttgagtttgtgggctagGATCTTTGTAAAGAATGATGATAATGTATTGAATCTGTTTCTGTTGTAGTTTCCTGCTTTCTAGTGTGCACTGTGCAGTacgtatttcctttgtatacttcttgtataCTTCGGCtgtgcctattcttggtaataaaattcttattaattataacaaaaaaaaaaaaaccatgtgaaatcaccacttattcCAAAAGTTTAACCTGATGGGAAGAGTGGACTTTATTTTTATaccttaacaaaaaaaatctgcCTGCAGGTTTCTTTTCACTGcaaatttggttttgttttttttttttttttggggggggtgTTGCATCATTAGGCAAGGGCATGTACGGGTCACACATCTGCAGGACAGGAATTGCTCTTTGACATGGTAGGTGAACGGAAAAGGAAACATTAATGGAAACATAAAAACATGAGAAAATCAATTCCAAATTACACGCATACAAAAAGGCACTGCAGCTTAATATAAGGGCTTGCCAagtttcaatattatttttaataagtaacaaagtTAGCCAGTCattaaatgaaacatttataTAAACCCATGCAAATATAAGAGATTTCAGCATTGGATTCAAGTGATATAGCCACCGATGAATCCCACCGACAAAAGCTACCCAAATGTGTGTTTTTTTCAgcttttgtgtttgtttattttttagtattgtgttttttacttttttctattaaatacacaaaaaaatgctgtaaaaaaacaaaagaagaaaaaaaatgctttaacacTGTCGATACAAAAGCTTGTAGCTTTTTTCGGTGGAAGTAGCAGTGTCCTTCAGCATTATAATACGGAAACAAATGAAAAGGTATAATACATACAGATCAATTTAATCCATTCCCAAGCATAGGGATCTGATGAAGATGAAAAGATCAAGTAGCAGGCAAGCAAAACAACCACATGCATTTTTTGGCAAGTTTTTTGGTAGTGTTTCATGTCCTCTGATACCTTTTCCCaaaagttcattttcttttcaacattttatcATTGTATTGAAAGCCTTACTCATTTGTTCAGAAACTTGCATGCACTATATTTACTCTATCTCATATTCATTTCCCTACGATCCTTAGAGAATAATTGAAGACTAGAAAGAAAAGGGTAATACATGCATTCAGACAGACAATACTAGCAGTTTTACAGGCATAAACCTTGGCAATTAGAAAGACCAAAAGTAAGATATTTGCATGGGGATCATAAAGATTCACGAGTAAACGGTTATGTTGATCTGAGATCAACATTAATACACTGGTTCATAAACTACCCTGTGACAACAGACATAGTTGACAATGATCGAGGTAGAAGGGTTGAAGGGTCTACATCAGCACAAAAAATGAGTACACATAAAGAAACTCAGACACAAGAAAACCCAATCATTTGATTAATATGCAGCTTAGAACTACAAATATATGAAAGCAATCCAGTAATGATCATGAATTATTACTACCATAGTGATTGGAACAAGTTGGCAGATCAATAATTCCACAATTTAATGCACAAAATGACAATGATAAGAGCATTTTCCTTACTGGGGCAATGAACCTTGTCCCTCAATGTAGTAATCTTCTGAAGATGCAAGAGCTAGGTCTgcaaagaaagagaaatctGCATCCGGAGTATAAAGTAGGTTATCTAGCCCTGCCGCTTGCCTCAATTGCCTACCAGTCAGAAAGAAACTTTtcacaaagaaagaaagcaacaaAGCCCTAGGCATTCAGAAAGTGAAACAGAAACAGATTCTACTATGGTCCTCACGTTTCCATTCCAATAACATGCATAGATGAGATAATTACCTCGACCGTTCCAGATCCTGCAACTCCATGACCCAACCACTGTATCTTAGTTGCACTGTGACAACAGGCACTCCTACtagtttgtaaatattattGCAAAACTCCAATTCCCTCCACTGGGTTGGAAGTAATCTTTTGATTACAGGGACTTCATATGCTGCCATGAAAAGAAcagccttaggcattacacaAAATACACCTGACATAGATAAATAAACATGTACATGCAGACTCCAAGGACAAGCATACCACAAACCTGCAACATAAGCATCAGCTTTCACAATTTGCTTATTAGTAGCCTGGGATAAAAAGCACATATTAGTCATTAAGCGTTGAAGAAAAACCCAAAAGTCCGAAAGACATACCTCATAGATAAAAATCCCAGAGTGGTACGGGACATGGAAGCACCTTAGAAGCATTAGTGAGAGGCGTATCCAATTCATAAATTGTCAActaaatttaaaagattttcacCCAAGTAACTCATTCTTAGTAATGCCTATATGCAAGAATGGCCAgaaaacttcataaaaatttcaaagcaGCAAGATGAAAAGTAGATCACCTTTGACATAGCAAGTCCCATAACATATGTGTCTCCATGGGCGGATTTATCAAACACATATTTGTCTACATCCCCACCTAAGATAGAATCTGTTCTAGCATAGGAGAggaataaatcaataatatcgGAGAAAGCAAGTTAggattctcaaatattttaggTTAGTATTCttaaattcttttcttttagttttaattgaATGGTTCACCAACTCAGTGGTCACCCACGTTTGATGATCCTCGATTTTCAAGAGAGAAACTCTGACCTCAAACGTTGGCAAGTTTTCATTAATAGGTTTGCAACTTTGGAAGGGAAAAGTGAAATAAATGTGACCGACTCTGTTTTGCCCGGAGTCTTTGCATACATACCATTAGGCCATAGTAGTACAATAGGAAGCCCCTGAGTGAAAAGATTCAACCTCAAACGTTTGAATCTTTGCTTCCAACAGGTGTGCAACTTTGGAAGATCAAACTGGCACAAATATGACCGACTATGTTTGGCCCGAAGACGGGGCATACAAACCACAACACAAAGATGGTACTATAGGAAGCCACTGAGCGAAAAACTAAAACCTCATAAGTTTGCAGCTTTgctctcaacaattttgcaacTTTGGAAGAACAAAGTGGCAGAAATGCAACTGACTATGTTTGGCCCAGGGATGGGGCATACATTCCGTTAGGCTATGGTACTACCACAGGAAGCCCCTAACAGAAAAAGACCCAACCTCAACTTTTCTCTTAATAGGTTTGACACTTCAGAAGAACAAAAGTGGTACTAAAGTGACCAACTCCATTAAGCCTGGGATGGGCATAGAAAACAAAACCTTGAGGATGCTAATCAAGGAGGATCAAATAGTCAATGAATCATTATTCCAATATAGACATGTAAAGTTCTCATATTCTACAAATTATACCTGCCCCCTTTGTCTGTGATATATTACTGATAGGACCACTCAAGTAAACATCTGGAGAACCCTTGAGCATGCGTAGTAGGGAAGCCTCCGTCTTAGTGGCAAACAATGAGAAATAGTTAGTCTGCAACGTGCACTGATATGATCACAATCAATAAAGCAAGGGCATAGGCGACAGGATCCCACATTCTCTGAATACTCATCTGTGTGCCACCTTTTGACAAGAACTAATCAGAGAAGCTGATctgttaaaaataaatgaaatgttcAGAATAATAgaaccataaaaaaatagatagacaAAGTgtgagaatacaaaaaaaaacccacaaaaatctaaaaaggCCAACCTGAGACAGAAAAATACTACAGAAAGGTATAGGTTAATGGGAGAAATCTCTATATGAGAACTGACCACCTCTCTCCAGGCAATTTCATTTTCAGATCTCCTCCTGAGAATATTAGTTGAATCTTAGAGAAAGATGTAAAGGACGTTACTGCTCCACAGATGTGTTCTGGCCAGGGTTCGTCTATTTCGATACAAAAACCATGACTGTGTCTAGTTTGCGGGCCTAGGGTCTCCATTggtaatcaaaaaataaaaataagaaaaaatagagtcAACTTTTCTGATGGATCACAAATAGGAAAGGACTTGTACATAACCAGACAAtaaaatctctctttctttgatAAATGGTAATAAATATAACTCTTACACTGTCCAAATTCCATATGTCACTCATTGCACCATCTGGATCAACAAGGGCCCTCACAGCTGGACTCAGGGCAAGAGCCACAGCATTTCTTGCTTTATCATAAGTCTGCACattaacaaaatttgaaaactaaGTAGATTATACCATCTACATTTTTGCCTTTGTGTTCCTTTCAATGCCCCACAAAAGTCAAAGTTAAGCTGGACAGACAGATACCCCAAAAAATGGAATACCTCAATGGACTGGAAACTGTGCCTGTGAAGGATAATAATTGGCCATGGCATGAAAATATGGTGCAATAAAGGCAATAACAACTGCATAGTATGCACTACCTTAAGCTGATTCGTAGATAAAAAATGCACTAATGCCATGTAACGGTGCTCCAATTGAAAATCTGAAATCAAGTTTTGCAGTTTTAAGTATAGCTATTAGCAAGACTGATCATGACCAAAAGCATTTTGCAGATAGGCGATTTTTAAttagtaagatttaatttggaaaaaaccTCAAACCTTACCACCAATTTGACCGCCTATGTTTATAAAAGTGTGAGCATGATCCATCACAAGTAAATTTTTATCTGCACCCACCTAAATCCAAGTATAGATACAAGAAAACTTATCAGAGACCAAAAACTGCTTCATGCTATTAACTCAAccgagtttttaaattattagagtttttaagtataaaaaaaataaataaagaaagc belongs to Juglans regia cultivar Chandler chromosome 8, Walnut 2.0, whole genome shotgun sequence and includes:
- the LOC109017428 gene encoding protein FAR1-RELATED SEQUENCE 5-like, giving the protein MEESKVTWLMTGSDNVSHSSASISLSRKLWGLRLQIDSLDYSGISWSSSRAVSNWSSTVDINWARCAMDIPQTGLANFPNPNHMHSYYGPVPTWSPAFLPYPDGSQYPSNIQNVGYPFQYGFGPPTPHIATSSTTSARGCSENRPDCRETEVPCTNSMVDEESQEDRPESRETDGCTTGSPQLVQTDGDDIIEEPRSGMEFNSFEDLHIYYKDYAKKSGFGVMTQRSERGDDQSIRYVTLGCARGGKARVKSLNVAAPRPTGKTDCKARINALKVDGKMRLTTVHNTHNHGLSPKKARFFRCNREVSEIVKRVLDTNDLAGIRMNKSFGSLVVGAGGFENLPFLEKDCRNYIDKARHLRLGADPRSRAAYQYFGDVVTFDTTYLTNRYGMPFAPFVGVNHHGQSILLGAGLISSEDTETFTWLFQTWLQCMDGIPPKAIITDQDRAMKNAIAIVFPESRHRFCLWHILKKVPEKLGSYAAYKSGLKSHLMKSVYDTQTIEEFEKCWDGLLNTYDLHENVWLKSLYDERHHWVPVFLKEHFWAGMSTTQRSESMNAFFDDYVHARTNLKEFVDQFDSALRKKIENENNADFHTFSVTIPCISRSPIEKRFQELYTNSKFREVQQQVMGVLDMDPCLLSKDGVMKTYLVEDEVRVEEFTKLVSYTVNFNVEDCDGKCSCGLFEMRGILCRHILAIFKANGIKLLPDRYILDRWRKDIKRRYTLIHSSYDARDQRPDGNRYSSLLNICYQMITYAAGSSEQFEDAKKKLYSMIDLYRENQHPPSMTQTGSNAGFTTLDTNAGGSSKPVLSPNVVRGKGRPPSLRRASRMEKDMRKVKAKQKKAPVKGKRKQRDEGDTPLPDVCRNLFRPSDVDITSPRQMQPVRDSGTQLQETVIASQESIQFGLDGDQPVQHGFDGSQPEQLD